GTTCGTCGCCGGCGATGGGCTTGATCTGCTTGTAGCTGTAATCGATGTGAGCCAATTCCATGGTATCGGCGCCGAGGGCCCTTTCAAAAAACTGGATCGCCTGAATCCGGCCTGTGGCTACTCCCAGACGTCTGGTCTTCAGGGTCCCTCCGTCAAAGGAGAGCACCACCTCGTTGCCCAGCTCCACACTTGCGAACTTGGCAGGAGTTGAGAAGATCTCGAGGAGATGCTTCTGTTCATCCTCGGCAAGGGGCGGGACATCTGCCCTCTCGGTCGCATCTAGGGTCCCCTCTTCGAGGTCCCTCTCCAGTTCAGCCTCGCTCATTTCGATGAGAGTCCCGTCCCCCATGCGCGTCAATATCTTGGCCATCCTGAACCACCTCCTTGCCTGGTATGACTCCTGTCCGGGCTCCATGATAAGCCTAACGATTGGAGACCCCACTATTATACGAATTGGACAGAGAAATGCCAGGAGGAATCCGCCTGAAGTTCCCCAAGACTCTGGAAACTTCCACCATGGGGAGGCCCGTTGACAATCCCAGGCGTGGGGGTTACATTGGCTTTTGGCCGAGACCCCTGCTGGGGTTCGAAGGGGTTGGTTTGCCTGTCAAGAGGGCAATTATCCAGAGGCAGGGAGGTGCGTTATCTTGAGAAGGAATCTGCATGCGGGCAAGAGGCAAAGTGGGGGATTTAGTCTTAACGTTTTTTCCGATGACGAGCTCTACGAGATCCATCTGGCCACCCTGGAGGTCCTCCAGAAGACCGGGGTCTTCGTGGAAGACCAGGAGGCCCTCGAGATCTTTGACGGCGGGGGGGCGATGGTCGATCCGGAAAAGAGAATCGTGAAAATCCCTCCCCATCTTGTTGAGGACGCGATACGCTCGGCTCCTGCCAAGCTCTACCTGGCAGGACGGAATCCCGATAATGACATCGTTCTCGAAAGCAACCGGGTGGGGTTTACCAACTTCGGTGAAGGGGTCCAGATGGTCGACCCCTACACGGGCAAGGTCAGACCCTCCACAAAGGCGGACGTGGCCGCAACGGCCTTGATGGTAGATTACCTGAGCGACATTGATGTCTATGAAAGGGCCGTGGTCGCCCATGACGTGCCGCAGGAGGTGGCTCAGGTTCACCACGGAGAGGCCTTCCTCGCCAACACCTCCAAGCACTGTTTCCTTGGGCCGGGCGGCGGCAGACAATTGAAGAAACTCGTCGACATGGCAGCCGCCGTTGTCGGCGGCAAGGAGAGACTGAGGGAGCGGCCTATCATCTCCTTTATCACGTGTCCGGTGAGCCCCCTGAAGTTGGTCAAGGAGTCCTGTGAGATCATAATCGAGTCGGCCCGGGCGGGCATGGTGATCAACATCCTGTCCATGGCCATGGCAGGGGGATCTTCGCCGGTGACTCTGGCCGGGACTCTGGTGACCCATAACGCAGAGGTTCTTGCCGGGACCGTGCTCAACCAGTTGACATGCAGGGGGGCACCCGTAATCTACGGCAGCTCCACCACCTGTCTCGACCTGAGAATGGCCACCGCGCCGGTGGGATCTCCTGAGCTGGGTATGATAAGTGCGGCCGTGGCCCAGATGGCCCGTTACTATTTACTGCCGAGCTGGGTTGCAGGCGGGTAGGCTGACAGCAAGATCCTCGACGGTCAGGCCGCCCATGAAAAGACCCTTACCGGCCTGTTACCAGCATTGGCAGGGGCCAATCTGATCTACGGTTTGGGGATGCTCGAGATGGGAATGACCTTCAGTTTCGCCCAGTTGGTTATGGACAATGAGTTTGCCCGGATGATAAAACACGCTGTCAGGGGTATCCCGGTCGATGATGAGACTCTGGCGGTGGATGTTATTCGAGAGGTAGGATCCTTCGGTGATTTCCTCAGCCATGACAGCACCCTCAAGCACATGAGGGCGGTCCAGTCTCAGCCGCGGTTGATCGATCGGAGAACGCGGGAGGATTGGGAGAAATCAGGAAGAACCAGCATGACCGAGAGAGCCGAGGAAGAGGCGAGGCATATCTTGGAGACTTACAAGCCGGAGCCGCTGCCGGATCATGTGCTTTCCACCCTCCGTTCCATCGTGGAGGAGACCGAAGAGGAATTCGGAGTTTCCAGGAAGAAGACCGGGTAGGAGAGCTCAGGGACAGGCGCCCCCCTCTCAGCGGCGCAGGCCCCGGGGAAGAGACGAGGAAGACCCCTCCCCAGAGGAAGAGGATCGGTTGCCGGTTGTCCGGAAACGCGTAGGGGTCGACCCTAGATGATCCCCGCTTTTTCGCGGAAACGCTTGACGCAGTTGATCTCTATCCCGAGAAGTTCGGCGATGCGGAACTTTGCCTCCATGCCTGCGGCCTGCCTCGGCAGGGGCATGACGAGGCCGATGTTCAGCTCCTCCCTGATCTCGGACATGATGACGGGATCTGCCAATTCCAGGGTGGAAACACCCAACTTCCCGGCTACGTAAGCCTTTGCCTCATCTATCCGCATTCCCCGGGACATTTCCATGCGTGCCACCAGATCTCCGGCGGTCCGCATCCCGCCCATGCCCGAGGCGATAGCGTGGGTCACCGCCATACCCGGAGGATCCCCCACTCCCACCTACAAGCCGTCCAGCCGAACCAGTTCAGCCATGGCCTTGGATGCCCTGGAGACGATGTCAGTAGGGGGGAAGTTCGTCACAGGGACAGCTCCCACTCCCATGCCCATGTTCACGTGGATGGGGATCTTCGAGGCCTCCCCGCAGGCCTTCACCAGGGTCACGGCCCTGGAGATGTTCCACGGAGAGGACTTGCTCGTGTTGGTGTTGACGACAGGCCCGAAAATAGTCGCCCCTGCCTTTTGGACGAGTTCGACCTGTTGGTGGGGATACAGGCCCGCCAATCGGACACCCTGGTACGAGAGTTCGCCGTGCATTCCCAGGATGAACTCCCCCGCCATACCAACCTCGATGCACATGTCAGGATACTTGCCCTTCAGGATCTCGCAGGCCCGCAAGGTTGCAAGGAAATCCGGGTCTCCGGCCGCTCCTGTGGTGTCGAAGTTGATGCCGTCGGCTCCTGATTCGTACATGGCACTGGCCACATGGACCATATCCTTCACGGCGAGTTCAACTGTCTGCTCGTGGGCCTCCCTCGCCTCGGAGATCTTCCCCTGCGGCATGAGCTCGGCAGGGTTGGGAGCAGGACCGTCCGGTTGCGTGTAGTAGCCCAGGTTGGGCATGGCTCCGTAGAAAAGCGGAGGGGTGGTCACCATGAGGGCCTGCTCGAGAACAGGCTGCTCATTCCCCACGATGATCTTGACGGGTTTGAAACTGTAATCTACATGGTCGAGTTCCATGGTGTCGGCACCGAGGATCTTCTCATAGATCTGGAGGGCATGAATTCTACCGCCGGCGACTCCGACTCGCCGGATCTTGAGAGTACCGGCATCATAGGTGAGGACGACCTCCCGGCCCATCTCCACACTGGTAAACTTGGCCTGAGTGTCGAAGATATCGAAGAGGTGATCGAGCTCATCCTGAGTGAGGGGATCGATCTCACCGGCTGTGGCCGCGTTCATGGTCCCCTCCTCCAGGTCTTTCTTGAGATCCCCTTCTGTCATTTCTATGAATGATCCGTCACCCATGCGTGTTCGAATCTTTTCCATGCTTCCTTCCCTCCTCCGGCTATTCCATGGAGACTCCTGCAGCCCACCCCTCCATCTTATGACTTACCCGGAACAATGGCAATACTCTGGTGCTTCGCCGCCTCGGACCTTTCCCGGTCTCGCCGAGCATATACGATGGTCTGCGCCGAAGGTGAGGAAACCCGCCTTTTTTCCCGTCTTGTCACAGGAAGGGTCCTCGGGTATAAAATAGTGTTCTGTCGTTCCTGTGCGGCTGGGTGGTTTCTTCCGGTCCTTTTGGGATTTCGGGTTTGTTACGGAGAGATCGCCCTTGACCCAGCACTTCAAACCCAAGGAGGACGAGTATGGAAAAGATGAACAGCAGCGCCCGGCTCATCTTGAACAGGACTTCCAAACAGGAGATAGAGGGAGGGATCACGATCATCACAAGGGGTGAGGGAGTCCATGTCTACGATCAGGACGGAAAGCGCTACCTCGACCTGGTTTCCGGTGTGTTCAGGCCCGTCCACGTGGGCTATGGCCGCAAGGAAATCGCCCAGGCCGTCTACGACCAGATCTGTGAGCTTCCCTATTTCTGTCCTTCCCAGTACAGCAACATACCCGCTATGGAGTTGGCGGACGTCGTTGCCGGGATTTCGCCGGAGGGGCTGAACAGGTTCCTCTTCGTATGTGACGGCTCTGAGGCTGTGGAGGCGGCCTTCAAACTCGCCAAACACTACCACGAGTACATGGGAGACAAGAAGCGGACCAAGATCATCTCCCGGAGAGGGGCCTACCACGGGACCACCGGAGGTGCATTGCGGGCTCTGGGGACGTCGCTCCCTATGAGGCAGATCATGGAACCCTTTGCCGCGGCCAGTGTGTTTGTGGAGTCGCCTTACTGTTACCGCTGTCCTCTCCATTTGTCTTATCCCGAGTGTGATATTGCCTGTGCCAGGGACGTGGCGCGTATCATCGAATTTGAAGATCCTCAGCAGATTTCGGCCTTTATCGGTGAACCTATTCAGCAGGGGTTCGGTGCTTACGCTCCTGTGAAGGAATATTGGAGGATCATCCGGGAGATCTGCAGCAACTACGGGATCCTCCTGATTATCGACGAGGTTATCTGCGGATTCGGCCGGACGGGAAGATGGTTTGGGGTCGACCACTTCGATATTCGACCCGACATCATGACCATGGCCAAGGGGCTTTCGAGCGGGTACGTGCCCCTGGGTGGTGTCGGATGTACCGACGAGGTCATGGAGCCCATCGAGAGCTTCATGCACGTCCATACCTACAGCAACCACCCCGTTGCCTGTGCCGCTGCCCTGAAGAACATAGAGATCATGAAAGAAGAGAACCTGATCGAGAATTCTGCGAGAATGGGGAGATACTTCCTGGAGGGATTGAGGTCACTCGAGACTCACAGGATCGTGGGCGAGGTGAGGGGAACGGGCCTCTGGACTGCCATCGATTTCACGACGGACAAGAGGACCCGGGCCCCTTTCCCTTTGGATCGATTGGGCAATCTGGTCCGACATGCCAAGGAAAAGGGATTGATCATCAAGATCATGGGACAGGCCCTCGAGTTCGCCCCTCCCCTGACGATCCAGGAGGAGGATATCGATGAGGCCCTCAGGATCCTCGAGGAGTGCATCGTGATGGAAGAGAAGGAGATGGGGCTGTGAAGAGGAGCGTTCGAGTTGTTCGAATCGTTCGACTCGTTCAAGACATTGAACCACGATTCGAATTCCGGAGGTGAGTTATGAAATCCTATGACATCGCGGTCATTCCGGGCGACGGGGTCGGCAGGGAGGTGGCCCGGGAGTCTGTGAAGCTGCTGAAAGCGGCGGCGGACAAGCACGGGTTCGATGTGAAGGTCGAATATTTCGACTGGGGGTGCGACTACTACCTGGAACACGGCGAGATGATGCCAGAGGATGTCCTCGACACGCTGAGGCATTTCGATGCCATCTTTCTAGGGTGTATCGGAGATGCCAGCAAGGTGCCCGATCATGTCTCGCTCACCCTCCTGCTCAAGATCCGGAAGGGATTTGACCAGTACGTGAATCTCCGGCCGATCAGACTCTACCCCGGAGTTGAGACTCCGGTAAGGAGTGCAAGACCCGAGTCGGTCGATATGGTGGTCATCAGGGAGAACACCGAAGGGGAGTACTCGAATGTTGGAGGCATCTTCAAGCCCGGTTCGCCCGACGGCCTTGCACTGCAGACCGGCGTTTTCACCAGGAAGGGCTGTGAGAGGGTCATGCGGTACGCCTTTGAACTGGCTCGAAAGAGAAGGAAGCTCGGTGGGAGAGCCCCGGTGGGTATGGTGACCAACTGTACCAAGTCCAATGCACTCAACTACTCCATGGTTTTCTGGGATTCGGTCTTTCAGGAGGTTTCCAGGGACTATCCCGACATCAAGACCGATTCCGCCCTTGTGGATGCTATGACCATGTGGTTTGTCAAGAACCCGGAGTATTTCGATGTGATTGTGGCGTCGAATCTCTTCGGAGACATCATCACGGATCTGGGAGCCATGCTCCAGGGAGGGATGGGATTTGCCGCCGGTGGAAATCTCAATCCCGAAAGGGTCTATCCCTCCATGTTTGAGCCCATCCACGGCTCAGCCCCCAAGTATGCGGGCAAAGAAGTGATAAACCCCGTAGCCGCCATCGAGTCGATCCGGATGATGTTGGATCACCTGGGGGAGAGAGAGGCCGCAGAGGGTATCGAAAAGGCGGTGGCACGCGTCCTGTCCGAGGGGAAGGTGAGGACCAGGGACATGGGGGGAAGACATTCCACCATGGAGATGGGGGATGCCATAGAGAGGGCCTTCCTGGAGCAGAGGTAGCCCTGCTGCCAGAAAGGGTCGGTCCCAAGAGGATGGCGCCGCACATATCCGACAGGTCCGGTTTCGGAAAAGACCTTAACCGGGAACAAGCGAGACCACAGGGAGGGGAGGTAATCATGAGTCACGGATATCGCGGAAAGATTCTGCATGTTAACCTGAGCGATCGGAAGGTGGAAGTGGAGGAGAAGGACGATACCTTTTACCGCACCTACCTCGGCGGCCGGGGTATCGGCTACCATTACTTGCTGAAGGAAGTCCCTCCACGGATCGACCCCTTCTCACCCGAGAACATCCTGATCCTCGCAACGGGCGTGATGACCGGATCTCCCCTGCCTGCGAGTTGCCGGTTTTCGGCGATAGGAAAATCGCCCCTCACAGGTGCAGCCGGCGAGTCCGAGGCAGCGGGTTTTTTCGGTCCCGAACTCAAGATGGCCGGGTTCGACGCCATCGTCTTCAGGGGGGAGGCGGAAAGCCCTGTCTATCTGTGGGTGACCGAGGGGAGGGGCGAGATCAGGGATGCCTCCCACCTGGCCGGCGAGGGTGCCCGGGAGGTGGAAGACGCCATTCGCAACGAGCTGGGGAGCAGAAAGATCCGGGTGGCCCAGACGGGTTTGGCCGGTATGAACAGGGTCCGTTTTGCCAACATAACCAACAACCTCGGCCACTACAACGGCAGGAACGGTTTTGGAGCGCTGATGGGATCGAAGAAGGTACGGGCCGTGGCTGCCCTGGGAACGGAGAGAATCCCTTTTGTTGACGATGAGTTCCTGCGCGAAAGGGCACGTTACCATGCCAGAACCTTCAAGGACAACCCCCTGGGGAGCTCCCTCTACGAATATGGGACCACGGCCTTCTGCGGCATTCTTTCGACAGGAGGGGGGTTGCCGGTCGACAATTTCCGGCGGAGCAAGCTGGAAGACCCGACCCCTGTGACAGGAGATACCTACAACGAGGTCCTCCTCAAGAAGAGGAAAGGGTGTTATGGCTGTCCCATCAGGTGCAAACGGGGGATTGCCCTGGATGATCCCAAGTACGGCGTGGATTCCCGCTATGGCGGACCTGAGTACGAGACCATGGCCGCCCTCGGTACCAACCTGAATATCCTGGATCTGAAGGCGATCGCCAAGGGCAATGAAATCTGCAGCCGGTACTGTATGGATACCATCTCCGTGGGAGTGACCATCGCCTTTGCGTGCGAGTGCTTTGAGAGAGGAGTCATCACCAGGGAAGACACAGGGGGACTCGAACTGCGCTTTGGGGATGCAGACCTGATGATCCGACTGCTGGAGATGACGGCCAGGCGGGAGGGATTGGGCGACCTCCTGGCCGAAGGGGTAGGCCGCCTGGCCGAGCGATGGGGTGTGGCGGGCGAGCCTTTTGCCCTTTCCGTCAAGGCCCAGGAGATCCCCATGCATGATCCCCGTGTCAAGGTCGGTGTGGGTCTTGGGTATGCCGTCGGCACCTATGGAGCGGATCATATGAACGCCCCTCATGATCCCTATTTCGCCGATGAGAACTCCTACACATTCCAGGCGGTGAAACCAT
The sequence above is a segment of the Deltaproteobacteria bacterium genome. Coding sequences within it:
- a CDS encoding aldehyde ferredoxin oxidoreductase family protein, which produces MSHGYRGKILHVNLSDRKVEVEEKDDTFYRTYLGGRGIGYHYLLKEVPPRIDPFSPENILILATGVMTGSPLPASCRFSAIGKSPLTGAAGESEAAGFFGPELKMAGFDAIVFRGEAESPVYLWVTEGRGEIRDASHLAGEGAREVEDAIRNELGSRKIRVAQTGLAGMNRVRFANITNNLGHYNGRNGFGALMGSKKVRAVAALGTERIPFVDDEFLRERARYHARTFKDNPLGSSLYEYGTTAFCGILSTGGGLPVDNFRRSKLEDPTPVTGDTYNEVLLKKRKGCYGCPIRCKRGIALDDPKYGVDSRYGGPEYETMAALGTNLNILDLKAIAKGNEICSRYCMDTISVGVTIAFACECFERGVITREDTGGLELRFGDADLMIRLLEMTARREGLGDLLAEGVGRLAERWGVAGEPFALSVKAQEIPMHDPRVKVGVGLGYAVGTYGADHMNAPHDPYFADENSYTFQAVKPLGIYSPMHPTEITNEKVRTYAVLDTLWKMMDALGLCVFGYAPRGTISLDDMVQCLRAVTGWNASLFELMKAAERGSIMARAFNSREGFSIKDDRLPKRFFDPKPDGPEAGKTIFSQEDFQKAVELFYEVIGCDPETGRPLRGKLVELGLDWVDELLNRQEG
- a CDS encoding aspartate aminotransferase family protein translates to MEKMNSSARLILNRTSKQEIEGGITIITRGEGVHVYDQDGKRYLDLVSGVFRPVHVGYGRKEIAQAVYDQICELPYFCPSQYSNIPAMELADVVAGISPEGLNRFLFVCDGSEAVEAAFKLAKHYHEYMGDKKRTKIISRRGAYHGTTGGALRALGTSLPMRQIMEPFAAASVFVESPYCYRCPLHLSYPECDIACARDVARIIEFEDPQQISAFIGEPIQQGFGAYAPVKEYWRIIREICSNYGILLIIDEVICGFGRTGRWFGVDHFDIRPDIMTMAKGLSSGYVPLGGVGCTDEVMEPIESFMHVHTYSNHPVACAAALKNIEIMKEENLIENSARMGRYFLEGLRSLETHRIVGEVRGTGLWTAIDFTTDKRTRAPFPLDRLGNLVRHAKEKGLIIKIMGQALEFAPPLTIQEEDIDEALRILEECIVMEEKEMGL
- a CDS encoding tartrate dehydrogenase, with protein sequence MKSYDIAVIPGDGVGREVARESVKLLKAAADKHGFDVKVEYFDWGCDYYLEHGEMMPEDVLDTLRHFDAIFLGCIGDASKVPDHVSLTLLLKIRKGFDQYVNLRPIRLYPGVETPVRSARPESVDMVVIRENTEGEYSNVGGIFKPGSPDGLALQTGVFTRKGCERVMRYAFELARKRRKLGGRAPVGMVTNCTKSNALNYSMVFWDSVFQEVSRDYPDIKTDSALVDAMTMWFVKNPEYFDVIVASNLFGDIITDLGAMLQGGMGFAAGGNLNPERVYPSMFEPIHGSAPKYAGKEVINPVAAIESIRMMLDHLGEREAAEGIEKAVARVLSEGKVRTRDMGGRHSTMEMGDAIERAFLEQR
- a CDS encoding trimethylamine methyltransferase family protein, whose amino-acid sequence is MLDGQAAHEKTLTGLLPALAGANLIYGLGMLEMGMTFSFAQLVMDNEFARMIKHAVRGIPVDDETLAVDVIREVGSFGDFLSHDSTLKHMRAVQSQPRLIDRRTREDWEKSGRTSMTERAEEEARHILETYKPEPLPDHVLSTLRSIVEETEEEFGVSRKKTG
- a CDS encoding trimethylamine methyltransferase family protein; amino-acid sequence: MRRNLHAGKRQSGGFSLNVFSDDELYEIHLATLEVLQKTGVFVEDQEALEIFDGGGAMVDPEKRIVKIPPHLVEDAIRSAPAKLYLAGRNPDNDIVLESNRVGFTNFGEGVQMVDPYTGKVRPSTKADVAATALMVDYLSDIDVYERAVVAHDVPQEVAQVHHGEAFLANTSKHCFLGPGGGRQLKKLVDMAAAVVGGKERLRERPIISFITCPVSPLKLVKESCEIIIESARAGMVINILSMAMAGGSSPVTLAGTLVTHNAEVLAGTVLNQLTCRGAPVIYGSSTTCLDLRMATAPVGSPELGMISAAVAQMARYYLLPSWVAGG